Part of the Besnoitia besnoiti strain Bb-Ger1 chromosome Unknown contig00109, whole genome shotgun sequence genome, tgcgataattcaatcaaaccaaaagccgtttgtaagaaattaaaccaattagataatatggtagatagggaacaaactgtctccagacgttcttaacccagctcacgtattacatctgacggtgaactagcgttcctaactgaatcttgttcaataacaagggagtaatgagccgacatggaggtgctgatacaatccgaggattagaactcccaatattatctgacctgttatcccgggtaccttacgaccgttatatgatttagagatagaatgtaatgtggattaatatccacatggtttctacaaagtgtagatataaaatagtgaatggttctgtaaagatcttgcataacatacctttagatttgcttagcattatagagcttgtaggcatgtaagtaactaaagaactatagatactttgagtgaagaatacaaggatagctccaacaataacatggctaaaatgtataccagttaagatgaaaagtccattaccaaatgcattatcattaatataaagagatagtcctaagtattccgtacagactaacattaagaaggcgactaccaaagtgaatgtcatgatattcgtacagcttgtatacaaatgttggtttttcaaatatacgctggataccactatacttaatacagagcatagttaagatgataactattgtggatatagaaccaattgaacaccatgtattaatataacaaagataatcagggtaatctggtatccttcttgtataaacgttgaaaccaagtatatgcatagggatgaaaattaataagatactacctaagaagactacaaaccagatgcttaaatatggagaagcaccggtatttacatggaatagatttacagtatctccgaacatatctctgctatagaagataaagccacatatagtagctagtactgcaccaagagataatacgaaatggaaatgagctacaatatagtatgtatcatgtagggcaatatccataccagcgttacccataactacacctgtagtaccacctagagtaaacaataggataaaactaagagcagcccatagatctacagttcttgtagttgtatggctagccatataggtacctaaccagttgaaaatcttagtaccggtaggaattgcaatcataatagtcatagcagagaaataagctctggtatctacctctagaccgactgtcatcatatgatgtggccatactaaggaacctagaatagaaatacaacccatagctaagatcatagattgtccaccgaagacagatctagcagcatacatagataatgtctgcgagactacaccaaaagcaggtaaaattagaatgtatacctctggatgtccgaagaaccagaatagatgttgataaagtacactatcaccagaatacatagaatcataaaattcagtgtttacgtgtagatcaagaaggatcataactaatccaccagtaagaataggtagagtgaagactaacataagggcagtaaatatgatagcccagatatatagaatatagttcttagcaccagcattagaacccatgaagacgcaagtaccaaggaagttaatagaacttaaaatactactaattcctagtactgcaagacctccgataatccaatcagttgcctctggatttaacaccatcaagctagtacttagtggaggatacattgtccaaccaagaccactaccaaactcggaacaaatactttgagttaacaacacagaacctaatggtactagaaaataggaga contains:
- a CDS encoding uncharacterized protein (encoded by transcript BESB_015690), with protein sequence MTFTLVVAFLMLVCTEYLGLSLYINDNAFGNGLFILTGIHFSHVIVGAILVFFTQSIYSSLVTYMPTSSIMLSKSKDNSIQ